The DNA region TAACGAGGGCCCCCCAACCCAGAGGTATATGTTGTTGAGTTATAGGACTTTTGTCGTATGCAATTTATTTCAGGTACACTGCCTTTCCCAAACCCGAAAATTGCTTGCCGATCCTATTGCGGCACTGATTCATGCCTTGTGTCAACACGGCCCGAGGAGTCAGGATGATACTTGGAGGAAGGCCCTTCATCAAACCTTGTTCCTATGTGCCCGGCCGTAAACTCAGGCACCGCTTGCGGGGAAGCCGATGTCATGCGAGCACGCTCCTTAATTGGAACGGCGACCGGAGGGCCGTCGTTGACAATGGAAGACCGGAGTTTGTCCGCGTTCCCAATAACTACGCCCTGGAGTCTTGCTGTTTCCGCCGCCCGAGTTGTTGAGGATCCGAGCCTGTCGTCTGAACTTCACTTCCGCtcgtttcttcttttttttttttttttggacTGCAGCTTCTCACAAGCGCGGTAATCATAATGATTCTCTGGAATCTCGTCACTCTTTTCTCTCTGGCGGCCGATGCGTCGCCGGTTGCACTCGTTCAGCCCAGCGGGGAAGAGTCGCAGGCGTTGGCGCTTCGCCAAGTCACCGTCGACAAATGttctccctcctcgccagATGGGTATGGCGTCACCACCGCAACGAGGGAAATCCTTCTCATTCGTCAACTTGCTGACACTGAAACAGAATCCAGCCGGAATGCTGGCAGGTCTTGGAAGTGAACAACCACCTGAACGTATGTTTGGAAAATTATCCACCCTGGGAATGTTTCCGCTCTAACAACGCTTCCAGGACTGGTGGTCCAAGAACTCTGAAAGGTGCAAAAAGGCAAACAAAGGGTTTTCCCAATGCTACTTGGACACGGCGGTATGCAGGCAGCCTTTTTCAAACCCCTGAAGTCTATCTTGTTTCTGACTTGGGCCGCAGGGGCTGATCACATGGAGTTGCGACTTCATTTCCCTCAACGGGTGCACTCCGCCACCCAGCGGGCAAGACGACGAGTACGCGTCTTATCAGGAATTCTATGTGAGTactgccccccctcctgcGCACTACGGGTAGTCACTAACTGTCGAGCAAGGTTATCTGGAACATTTACAGTCAGCTTGTACCGAAACGTCCTCTTCTCTGAGAACACAAACGCTGACGACTGTTCCTATCCTAGCGATCAATCTCTTCTGGACCAACTATCACCAGGCGCTTATGCAAGGCCAGGCAACTGCCATGtatgttttttttcttctttcctgTCCAGCACTCTCTCAACACGATCTGACACATCGGGACAGCGGTGCGGTGGCCGAGATTGTCAAAGTCGTTGCCCCTCCCAAGACCAAGAATGCCAAGACGCCGCTCTTTGCTCCCATCTGGGCCATCACAACTGGCCAGCTAGCTGTGAGTAAAAGCTTCCATCGCTCCAAGACCACAGGAGGAGAACTCTGACGCTCGTGGGCACCAAGATGCTATTCCCTCCCCTCGGTGCTTACGTGTATACGAGCATGGCCCTCGCTTCTGTCCTGGGTGTTCTcggcggtggtgctggttTGGTCAACCTTTTGTTCCCCCCAAAGCAGGTCAACCCAGTTCCGTGGGAAGGGCTTTCGGCCGCCTTGTCCGAGCACGTGAACGAATACCAAAAAAACGTCGGGGTGGCTTTGACTGCGATCCAAACCGACTTCGATAAGTTCTACGCCATGACTTCGAATGGCGGCTTCAGTCAAGTATGTCTGGGAAAATGCTTGTCCCCCTAGCGAGTCCGTAGACAGCGCACACTGACTGGACATTTCACAGAAATTCAGGACCAATCTCCCGGAAAACACCGACTTCATGTATCACAACCTTCTCAAGTGGACTCTCAACGAGGCGCTTGAGGGGATGGAGTACTTCGTCGTGAAGAAGTGAGTCTAACCCGCTTGCCAAGCCGTCTTTTATTTTCTACGCCAGCTAAACAGCAGTGCGCAGTCCCGGCGTTGATCCGCGCAAGATCCCGATCGATCCTTACGACTGTACTAACCTGGACCAATTCAATACTTGTGGCCCGATTTGGTACGATGGTAGAGATTCCTACGGGCTTGCCAGAGCCAATGGTATGTTCCCCGAACCCGCACGCATCTCCTCGTTTGTTAAGCCAGTCTGACACGGTTGTAAAAGACATCGGCATGGACCGCATGAAGGAAATCTTGGACGTCGCCTTCGCGAAGAACTGGACGACGCCGCAGGAGCTGTACATTGACTCGCAGTCATGCCGCGGGAGGAACGGCTCCGAGGCGTTTGATGTCAAGGACCTGACGCTGAGCTGCGTGGTAAGTGGCCTTCCCGTGTACCTGACGTATTCCTGTCGCGCAGCTTTCATTGGGACTATGCGGCTGACGAACCTCGATCCTTAGTCCAACCTCCCTGTGTGCGAGTTCAACTTCGATTTCAATCCGTTTGAGGTAATGGACACCCGTTACAACCCACCGCAGTTCACGAATTGCCCGAACATGAGGGGGTACGGTACTCCTGGTCTTTGGagcaacgaagctggggttCCACTCACGTACCTGGGTCCCTTTTTGGTGAGTGAATTCATTAGTTGGTTTGGGCGGGATTACGAGCTGTGCTAATGCAATATCGACCAGATGGTCGACGTGATTTACAACGAGAAGCAGGGCTGAGTCAAGATGTATCGCGGCGGGGCCACCAGATCGGAACATGTCTGACGAGGCTTTCGGTATTGTATGATAGGCAGAAAGGACAACGACTCGGTCAACGAAGTCAAAGCATCTTGGAACTTTGGGAAACCCGTGAGCGGCTGTGCGGGAAGTACAGTAGTAGTCGCAAACTGCATGGAACTGAACCTGGCGCCAGCTTGTATTCAAAGACACAATCTCTGAAAAACGAAAACAGTTAACCAAACGAAACGACTCGGAACACCTCTTAAATAAGTAGTTTACGAATGGTACCGAGACTACCTTTGATCCCATGGAAACATAGTGTGTTGATATGTTGGCCCAAGATGGCCTGTGTCGCTAGTCGTGCAACTTCGGCTCAAGATGATGAGTGTGAATTACTGTCTATGGTCTCTGCGGGTGATTGGGTAGTAGAGAACCGAGTTGTGTCGACGGGGATGCAACAGGGAGTGGTGCATAGAGCATCTGAGCCTTTGCATCTGCGTAGCTATAGAAATGGGCTGGAAGTCAAACGTTATTCAGCGCAAGAACTGGTACAAGAATACTGTTGAACTGGGTTGCTTCCTCAGGATCAGCTTGGGCCAGGGAGTCTTCCAAGGTAGATAAGATCTTTTCATGACGTTCAACTTGTTAAGTATAATGTTAACCTGCAAACAGAATGTAGATCAGAGAATATTGCCGGAACTTGCAGCACGTTTCTACTCTAGTAGAAGTTGATTGGATACAAAGACCTTCGGCTCTCCTTTATGATTGGTTGTTTTCGCACCTAGAAAATATCTCAATCGGAAGACGTAGTTAGAAGATGACTTGAGGCTCGGTCTAGCAATCCGGGCTACGTCCCAGCTTGACATGCAGCCATCTCTCGTAGAAAAGAAACAACTCCTCTGAAGCCAGTTTCAAACAATCTACACAATTCCTCACAACTTGATGGTGTGCAGCAGGTTTCGTCTATTGCAAAGCTAAGAATGTTAAGCGGCATTCTTGGAACCCCAACATCGAAACATAGAAAGCGCAATAGCTAGCCAATTCACTGCTGTCGGCGTTGAAGCTACTTGCGATTGTAACCTCTTGATCAACAAGAGAGCCATCCATTATACCCTCAACCATCAGATGGTGTCAAGGACACAGAACATACCCCGTAGGCGAACCCCATTCAAGGTAGGTCAAGGCAAAAGACTAAACAGAAGTATTACTTTGGTCTTGTTTTCCGTCTCATACGATGGGCCATCCGCTTCCGGCTCCATATTTTGAGTTGGTTTAAACAGAACTCCAACAACACACACCAACCAACCGTCGGCCGTTGGCCGGCCCCCCCTACCTGGAGAAATACGTAGCGATCCACCGGCCCAGACCGCGGAGAACATGATTTTGAGTTTTCAGCACCGCGAATAAACTTGTTGCCAAGTGTTTACCACCTTGAAGATTTAACCTACCGGCGCTGTTGCCCCATACTTTGAACTATGAGCTCGGTCTCTGCGCCAATCACAGAGGTTCCATTGCTAAGGGGGTGCTAATCGACAGACTTGCCGAAGCTCTTTTGACTTTTGAGTCTTCTCTTCAGGTCTTGTGAAGCAGTCAAAGGGTCCATTCCACTGGACAAAAGCGGCTGATTCCGAGTCGACGGCTTCTACATGAGACGTGCCCCTGAGCCTGTCCCAATATGAGGCCGAAGTCAAAGGTCTACACAGCCACCCGACCAATCTTGCTCCGCTCTCACTTCGGCCGATAGGTCGGGTGATTGATATCTGGCCTTcacctcttcgtcttcgatGTTGTAGAGAGGCTCTTCTTTCCGCTTGTTCAACACACTGCGAGTAAGCAAGCGGGTAGTGACGAATGGTCAGACACGGGTAACTGCCACCTGATAAAACGGGCTCTCGAACTGCTGTCACGCGGCCGATCAGAGCGCCAACCAGTCCTCCGCCGTTGACCGGGCTCCTCCGGGTGTTCCTTTGTTCGGCAACAGTGACTACCGAACCCCTGAGTGAGCCTAATCGACTggtgccccccccctttgccgGGTCATCCTTTCGCTCGCGACTCGATCTGCTGCGCTTGCAGTGGACGTCCGAACTGTCGAATGGCACCCCTGGATCCGATGTTTTGGTAGCATCTGAGACGGGATGCGTGACAGGGCCCTACCGTAGGCAAGGTCCGCGGCCTGCGTCTGCAACTAGCGAGATGGTCGCTTTTTGGGTTCTCGACCCGATTCGTGCTCAGGTATCGGCCGTGTTGTCGATTGCGTGTGGTGTTGTGAATGGCGGGCTGAAGAGATCTCTAAAATCTCCATAACCTGGATTGAGCCGGAAGACATGGATGGGGGGTACATTGAGGTTCGGGAAGCTTTTGCAACCAGCGTAGATGCACGCAGATGGCATCATCATTGACATGCTAACCAATGGGGAACTGTACATCGGAAAACTAAATCTCGTATCCGGCTTCAACGAGTGAATACTCATCAGGATAATCGCGGCTCATTTCCTTCTTTAGGTCCAGATGCGGCCTTGCGTCGGAAAAACCATCCGTGGTTGGTTGAATGGCTACTCATCCGATGTTATCCAACACACCGCAGTCAGTAGTAGCGTCATAGTTTGGTGACTTGTGTTGTCCGCTGTTGTCTAAAGGGGGTTCGAGAACCGAGGAGATGTAAGGAGGGGGTGGCATCTGCTCAGAGCTGACAAGAGGTCCGTATGCATGCTTGAGTCCAAGTCCGTTTTGATCAGCCTTGAGAGGCGTACAGACTGTGAGTCTTTGTGAGCGTGGTGATTGAACAATATTTAGTATCACTTTTCCATTCCGTTGAAAAGACTCTCAAGTGGGATGGGCGTCTTATAAGATGGATCGATTGAAGTTGACAACCATTAGTGATCGCTGGAAACCATTGCTAGTCTATGCTTCTAACACCGTAaacgccgccggcccggGATATCATCCAAACGTTTTGCCGAATGCTCTGCCTCCATGTCACCGCGCTGCCACAAACAAGCacgaaaccccccccccttttcaaGCACATTGTTCGCTCACTTGTTGACCTGAATCAATCCAGGCCCTGCCAGGGTCGCCTTCGGGATGTCGTCCGGGTTGGTGAACTTGCCCTCGTAGGTCAGCGCGGCGATGGACAGGCCGTACATGCTGTTCTTCTCAAAGGGGAACTCGGCCTCGAAGGCGATGCGGGCGCCGTCCCACTGCGGGTTCGTGACGGGCACGCTGAGCGGCACGTTGAGTCCGCTCAGGTAGGTGACGAAGAGCGGCGCCCTGTCCTTGCCGAGGAAGCGGCCGGCCGTGACGATCTCGCggaggtcgacctcgaacgAGAGCATCTGCGTCCGgggctcgacctcgccggcctttGCCATCTGGGCGACGTTGAGGGGCGCGAAGGTGGGGATGTCGATCTGGGACATGCGGAAGGGGCACGAgtccttgacgacgaagGTCTGCAGGGCCGAGAAGGCGAACGGGGCGATGGAGGTCGTCAGGAAGGGCtgcgaggagggcgggcgCGCGAGGACGCTGCGGTAGAAGCCGTTCTGCTCGCCCTCctggccgatgacggcgctgacggcgcggacggggccggcgtcgccgttctTGGCGAGCAGCTGGTTCGCGTCCTGGAGggtgccgaggacgacggaggTGAAGgtctcggcgagggccacTGCCTCCTTGAGGCTGTTCGTCGGGAACTGGTActggcacggcggcggcgagaaggccTTGAAGTGGTCGAGGACCCCCTTGGCGTCGAGTGCGTGCAGCTTTTCTTGCTGTTACAGAGTGTCAGTCCCCACCCCCCCAATACGTCCGCAGTCCATCAAAATAAAGGTTGCATATCATCAACGTACAGCAACGACGACCTTGAGCGCTTCCATCATCTTTTCCTTGTCTGGCGTCTCCCAGCCTGGCCCCCCGTTGGTGACGTTCTCCAGCATGGAGGTGAAGAAGGCGACCTCGAACTGCTCGTTGAACTGGATGAGCTGGAAGGCCGTGAGGCTGCTCGGCTCGAGCTTCGGGGGCGGCGCTGAGTTGGGAAGGGAGCCACGGGCGTCGGTCTCGACCAGCTTGATCTCCTCCGGGGTGACCGGGAGAACGGCACCGAAGCTTCGGCGTTCGAGTGGGGCCGCAGCGGAGATGGACGCGAgcatcgcggcggcggccgccgcgagaGTAATCGTCAGCTGCATGgctttttttccccttctaTAATTATAGGGT from Colletotrichum higginsianum IMI 349063 chromosome 4, whole genome shotgun sequence includes:
- a CDS encoding Late sexual development protein; the protein is MQLTITLAAAAAAMLASISAAAPLERRSFGAVLPVTPEEIKLVETDARGSLPNSAPPPKLEPSSLTAFQLIQFNEQFEVAFFTSMLENVTNGGPGWETPDKEKMMEALKVVVAQEKLHALDAKGVLDHFKAFSPPPCQYQFPTNSLKEAVALAETFTSVVLGTLQDANQLLAKNGDAGPVRAVSAVIGQEGEQNGFYRSVLARPPSSQPFLTTSIAPFAFSALQTFVVKDSCPFRMSQIDIPTFAPLNVAQMAKAGEVEPRTQMLSFEVDLREIVTAGRFLGKDRAPLFVTYLSGLNVPLSVPVTNPQWDGARIAFEAEFPFEKNSMYGLSIAALTYEGKFTNPDDIPKATLAGPGLIQVNK